A genomic region of Candidatus Lokiarchaeota archaeon contains the following coding sequences:
- a CDS encoding acyl-CoA dehydrogenase: protein MQMGVHLSNVLWTEEERSFREEVRNFCEKEIYPRAREIDEGPYPRDLIRKLGKEGYMGVHHAEDVGGTNKGLSYEIIVAEEISAANPGVDMARMASTTLYGMPIARFGTDEQKKEYLVPVVAGKKIGCIGITEPNVGSDAAGMETVAEKDGDEWVINGEKHYITNGSQADYMCCFAITDPSVHPKKGMSAFIVDTSTDGFEVVCDHDLMGMKSARVSHLKLDNVRVDSSLMLGEPGQGFTILMDELDSERTAIAGEAIGYGRTPYEVAVKYSDEREQFGRKIRLFEGISFKIADMAMKLEAGRALTLTAARMYDQGMKITKEAAIAKLYTTEAAIEITNSALQVLGGAGYTTEYPIERFLRDARLMTIGGGTAEILRFLIQREVFRESLDQ from the coding sequence ATGCAAATGGGAGTCCACCTTAGCAACGTCCTATGGACGGAGGAAGAGAGAAGTTTTCGAGAAGAAGTACGGAATTTCTGCGAGAAGGAAATCTATCCAAGAGCAAGAGAAATTGACGAGGGCCCCTATCCAAGGGACCTCATCCGCAAGCTTGGCAAGGAAGGGTATATGGGGGTTCATCATGCAGAAGACGTTGGTGGAACCAATAAGGGGCTTTCGTACGAGATTATCGTTGCGGAGGAGATTTCAGCAGCAAATCCCGGAGTAGACATGGCTCGTATGGCTTCCACAACACTCTATGGTATGCCAATTGCCCGATTTGGTACCGATGAGCAGAAGAAAGAATATCTTGTTCCGGTTGTGGCAGGCAAGAAAATCGGTTGCATAGGGATTACAGAACCAAATGTCGGGTCTGATGCTGCCGGTATGGAGACGGTGGCTGAGAAAGATGGCGATGAGTGGGTAATCAATGGAGAAAAACACTACATCACAAATGGTAGTCAAGCGGACTACATGTGCTGTTTTGCCATAACTGACCCCTCTGTTCATCCCAAGAAAGGAATGTCCGCATTCATAGTAGATACATCTACTGACGGTTTCGAGGTAGTTTGCGATCACGATCTTATGGGGATGAAATCCGCACGAGTTTCTCATCTAAAGCTGGATAATGTTCGAGTAGATTCTAGCCTGATGCTTGGAGAACCTGGGCAAGGCTTCACTATTCTTATGGATGAGCTAGATAGCGAACGAACAGCTATTGCTGGTGAAGCTATTGGCTATGGTCGTACACCCTACGAAGTGGCAGTGAAATATTCAGATGAAAGAGAACAATTCGGGCGGAAAATCAGGTTGTTTGAAGGAATCAGTTTCAAGATTGCTGACATGGCGATGAAACTTGAAGCGGGCAGGGCTTTGACTCTTACTGCAGCACGTATGTACGACCAAGGCATGAAGATAACTAAAGAAGCAGCCATAGCTAAGCTATACACCACGGAGGCTGCCATAGAAATAACAAATAGCGCATTGCAGGTTCTAGGTGGTGCAGGATATACCACCGAATATCCCATTGAACGATTTCTCCGTGATGCCAGACTGATGACAATTGGTGGCGGAACTGCAGAGATTCTTCGATTCCTAATACAGCGGGAGGTCTTCAGAGAGAGCCTTGATCAGTAG